TGAACCGCAGTTGGCTCACGCCCCCGTCCTACAGTCCCCCGCCGCCCCCGGCCGCCGCCCCGGCACCCCCGGACCCGCACGCCGCCCTCACGGCCGCCGTGCAGGACGGCCGGCACACGGAGGCCGCCGCGCTCGCCGCGCAGTGGGAGCAGGCCGCGCTGCGGGAACACGGCCCCGGTTCCCAGGAGGCGCTGCACTGGATGGAGGTCCGCGCCGACCTCGCGATGCTCGCGGGTGACGCGGGCCGCAGCTGCGAGGCCTGGCTGGCGGTCGCCGCCGCCCGTCTCTCGGCCGGCCAGAGCCCCGAGGACCCGGCGGTGGAGGCGGCCGTCGACCGCGCCCACCACCAGTGGGGCAGCATGCGCGACGCGGCCCGGGCCCGCGAACTGGGCCCTGCCCTGGCCGACCTGCGCGCACGGGTACCGGGACGGCGCGAAGGCGCCCTGGACCATGTCCACAGGCGCCTTCGCAGGCTTCAGGGTCAGCTCCAGACCCAGCCGTGACGGTGCACGGTCGCACCGGGCCTCAGCTGGTGAAGATGAAGTACTTCCACGCCCCGTGCGTCGTCGAGTTCACGACGTCACCCGACGTGCTGTTGTAGTACGAGGAGCGGACGCGCATGCGGTAGCCCGTCTCGTGGGTGCCGCCGAGGCGGACCTTCGAGACACCCGTGGAGCTCAGCTTGAAGTACTCGGAGCCCGCGTCGTACCAGGTGCCCTGGTAGTAGACCTCCAGCTGGAGCTGCTGGCTGCGGTTCGGGTACGCCGTCATCGTCGTGGTGAACAGCGGGTCCTTGGACTTGTGGAAGTAGTAGTAGGTGTGGCCCCACGTGTACTTCGTCTTGTACTGGCCGCTGATCGACGTCGAGACCTTCACCTTGGCGCCCACCGTGCTGGTGGCCGTCTTCGGCTTGTAGCGGGAGTCGCCCGCGAACTTCGCGACGACCTTGGTGTCACGGGTCAGGCGCAGGGTGACGGACAGGTTGCCGCTGCTGTTGACCGTGCCGGACTTCACGAGCTTGTTCGGCTTGTCCGTGCCGAACGGGTCGGCCCAGATCTCGACCTTGCGGTTCTTGTACGTCGTACCGAGGTGCGCCGTGAAGGTCACGTCCTTGCCGTAGGCGTACACCTTGCGGTTGTTGTTGAGCGTCAGGGTCGGCGTGGCGCGCGATACCGCCACCACGTCCGCGGCGCTTGCCGCGGTGTGGGTGGCGTCGCCCGCGTAGGTCACCTTGTACGTGACCTTGCCACCGGCCGGCGGGGTGTCCTTGAAGGAGAACTTCCCTCCGCTGCCGAGGTACTTGGTGCCCAGCGACTTGCCGTTCGGCGACTCCAGGTCCGTGCGGGTGACCGTCAGCGGGGTCCCGGCGGGCAGTGGCAGTGTCGCGGTGAGCGCGCCCGTGACCGTCAGGGACTTGGCGCGCGTGGCGGTGGCCGGGGCGTTGACCTTGAGGGCCGGCGCGTACTTGCGGGGCTCGTCGACGACGTGGAACAGGGTGGAGTCGTCGGACCCGCCCAGCACGAACAGCTTGCTGCCGTCGGCCGACCAGTTCGTGGAGTGACCGCCCCACGGCATCCAGCCGTCCGACAGGTTACGGATGCTGGCGGGCCGGCTCGGGTCGGTGCTGAAGACGTATGTGTCGCCGACGTTGTCGGTGTCGAGGACGGTGGCCGCGACCGTGCCGTCCGGCGCGACGCTGACCGTCTCCGGTTCGGACACGACGGGGTAGGTGCGCACCTCCGCCAGGTCGGAGAGCCGGTACTCGGTGAGCGCCCGGTTTCCGGGCCCGGCCACGACGACGTTCTGGCCGTCCGGGGTGAGGGCCGCGTCGTGGTAGAAGCCGCCCTTGTCGGCGGACACGCGGATCACCGGGGTGCCGGAGGAGATGTCGTAGACGACGATCGGACCGGAGCTGATGTGCGCGTCGAGAGCGAGCAGCGTGCCCGGGTTGTCGGGGTCGGCGTAGAGCTCGGGTGGGCTGGAGAAGTCGTGCCCGGCCGCCAGGTCGAGCGTCACCGTGGGCGTCTCGGCGGTCAGGTCGACCATGCCGAGCCCGGATTCCCACTGGTCGCCGTAACCGAACCACAGCCTGCCGTCGGCGTAGGCGAGACGGGACGGGATGGTCCTGGCGCCGGTCGGGTATTCGGCGGTCTGCTTGAGCGTCGCCGTGTCGAAGGCGACGATCTTGTCCGCGCCCTCGACCGCGGCGTACAGCGTGCCGGAGTCCGGGCTCAGTTCGAGGTCCCGGACCTGGGGCAGGCCGGTAAGGGTGGCGGTGACCTTGCCGGTGTAGTCGGTGACGACGATCTCGTTCTGGTACCGGGCGCTGAAGAACAGCCGCTGGTGGACGCCGTCCACGACCGTGTCGTCCGCGTCCTTGACCGCGATGGGCCTGACGGTGTCGGCGAACGCCGCCGGTGCGGCGGTCAGCACCGCCGAGCTGAAGAGGGCCGCCAGTGCTGCGGCGGCCGGAAGGGTGCGCATACGCACGCTGATTCGAACCCCCCGGATCGAAAAAGTGGTCAAAGTCCGCCCTGCGCACGGCAGTTGTGTGGTTCCTGTGTGCCGGGTGTGGCGGATGAGCGAAGACTAAGTCATGCCACCGACAGATGGGCCAGCGCCCCCGACACCAGCGTCCGGATGCCGGGGACGAGTGTGGACAGGTCGGGCGCGAAGTGCGGGCTGTGGTTGCTCGGGACCGCCGCGAACTTCTGCATCAGGTCCGCGCCCGGTGCCGCCTGCCAGACATCGGCCGGGGTGCTCGTCACGAACCAGTACGCGTACGGGACCCCGTCCGGCGCCAGGTCCGCGAAGTCCTCGCTGCCCATCGCCGGCCCCGGGTCGAAGACCGTGCCCTCCCCGAACACCTCGCCGTGCACGGCGGCGACGCGGCGGTCCGTGTCGGCGTCGTTGACCGTCACCGGGAAGTCCACGCCGACGGTCACCTCGGGCTCGCGCGGGCAGCCCGCCGCCAGGCACTCGCCCGCCGCGACGCGCCGCACCGCGGCGACCATCCGGTCGCGGACCTCGGCCGACTGCGTGCGCAGGTTCAGGGCGATGTGCGCCCGGGACGGGATGATGTTGTGCCGGGTGCCCGCCTCGATCCGGCCCACGGTCAGCACCGCGGAGTCGCGCGCCGCGATCTCCCGGCTGACGACGGTCTGAAGACGGGTGACGAGGTACGCGGCCGTCACCACGGGGTCCACCGTCGACTCCGGGCGCGAGCCGTGGCCGCCCCGGCCGTGCACGACGATGTCCACGTCCGTGGAGGCCGCGAGGATCGGGCCCGGTACGTGCGCGTACAGGCCGGCCGGGCCCGGCGCCGCGTGCTGGGCGAGCAGTACGTCGGGGCGCGGGAAGCGTTCGTACAGCCCGTCCGCGACCATCGCCCGCGCGCCCTGACCGGTCTCCTCGGCGGGCTGGCCCACCACGAGCAGCGTGCCCGACCAGGCGTCGCGCCCGGCGGCGAGCGCCCCGGCCGCGCCCGCCAGCCAGGTGACGTGCAGATCGTGCCCGCAGGCGTGCATCACGTCCGCCACCTCGGAGGCGTACGGCAGCCCCGTCTCCTCGGTGACGGGCAGCGCGTCCATGTCGGCGCGCAGCAGGACGGTCGGCCCGTCGCCGTTGCGCAGCACGCCGACGACCCCGGTGCCGCCGACGCCCTCGGCCGTCTCGTACCCGGCCGTGCGCAGCCGCTCGGTGAGCTTCCCGGCGGTCCGGTGCTCGCGCAGGGACAGTTCGGGGTGGCGGTGCAGATCCCGGTAGCAGTCCTCCAGGTCCGGGACCGGGAGGTCGGCGGTGAGGTCCAACGCGGTGCGCGCGGCGGCGGAG
The Streptomyces sp. CGMCC 4.7035 DNA segment above includes these coding regions:
- a CDS encoding YncE family protein — encoded protein: MRTLPAAAALAALFSSAVLTAAPAAFADTVRPIAVKDADDTVVDGVHQRLFFSARYQNEIVVTDYTGKVTATLTGLPQVRDLELSPDSGTLYAAVEGADKIVAFDTATLKQTAEYPTGARTIPSRLAYADGRLWFGYGDQWESGLGMVDLTAETPTVTLDLAAGHDFSSPPELYADPDNPGTLLALDAHISSGPIVVYDISSGTPVIRVSADKGGFYHDAALTPDGQNVVVAGPGNRALTEYRLSDLAEVRTYPVVSEPETVSVAPDGTVAATVLDTDNVGDTYVFSTDPSRPASIRNLSDGWMPWGGHSTNWSADGSKLFVLGGSDDSTLFHVVDEPRKYAPALKVNAPATATRAKSLTVTGALTATLPLPAGTPLTVTRTDLESPNGKSLGTKYLGSGGKFSFKDTPPAGGKVTYKVTYAGDATHTAASAADVVAVSRATPTLTLNNNRKVYAYGKDVTFTAHLGTTYKNRKVEIWADPFGTDKPNKLVKSGTVNSSGNLSVTLRLTRDTKVVAKFAGDSRYKPKTATSTVGAKVKVSTSISGQYKTKYTWGHTYYYFHKSKDPLFTTTMTAYPNRSQQLQLEVYYQGTWYDAGSEYFKLSSTGVSKVRLGGTHETGYRMRVRSSYYNSTSGDVVNSTTHGAWKYFIFTS
- a CDS encoding amidohydrolase, producing the protein MTSAAARTALDLTADLPVPDLEDCYRDLHRHPELSLREHRTAGKLTERLRTAGYETAEGVGGTGVVGVLRNGDGPTVLLRADMDALPVTEETGLPYASEVADVMHACGHDLHVTWLAGAAGALAAGRDAWSGTLLVVGQPAEETGQGARAMVADGLYERFPRPDVLLAQHAAPGPAGLYAHVPGPILAASTDVDIVVHGRGGHGSRPESTVDPVVTAAYLVTRLQTVVSREIAARDSAVLTVGRIEAGTRHNIIPSRAHIALNLRTQSAEVRDRMVAAVRRVAAGECLAAGCPREPEVTVGVDFPVTVNDADTDRRVAAVHGEVFGEGTVFDPGPAMGSEDFADLAPDGVPYAYWFVTSTPADVWQAAPGADLMQKFAAVPSNHSPHFAPDLSTLVPGIRTLVSGALAHLSVA